The following are from one region of the Stanieria sp. NIES-3757 genome:
- a CDS encoding phycoerythrin-associated linker protein, CpeR yields the protein MIISELKESMLPPVAQKKMQAWIRSRHLICSGHFFIFETLEYSTVERFEECVKSLGGTLISVEPTKKVWIGNHRQVILYQAKASLHTPHHALKQYWIKYGGFYTRFDERPC from the coding sequence ATGATTATATCGGAGCTAAAAGAGAGCATGCTGCCACCTGTAGCTCAAAAGAAAATGCAAGCCTGGATTAGAAGTAGACATCTGATTTGTTCCGGTCACTTTTTTATTTTTGAAACTTTAGAATATTCCACTGTAGAACGATTTGAAGAATGTGTTAAAAGTTTGGGTGGAACCTTAATTTCTGTTGAACCAACTAAAAAAGTTTGGATTGGTAATCATCGACAAGTAATTCTCTATCAAGCGAAGGCAAGTCTGCATACACCCCATCATGCTCTTAAACAATATTGGATTAAATATGGTGGTTTTTATACTAGATTTGATGAACGTCCTTGTTAG
- a CDS encoding hypothetical protein (protein of unknown function DUF1001) — translation MLPIIDNSQSKETNLLIDLAKLMAGDFSNHQQAFADSKTYAHIRIFFRPLPYQFFSGIGFYSEQTYDYDLWSPYRQGVHRLIARGNEIYIENYSLQDAYLYAGAGHNRDILLTIKPDSLERRYHCSMVFKKDGDLFRGSVEPGNKCLINRNGIETYLVSEVELTETTWISWDRGMDLVTHQQIWGSAAGPLKFEKRASFAHELPLLTR, via the coding sequence ATGTTACCTATAATTGATAACTCCCAAAGCAAAGAAACCAATTTATTAATAGATTTAGCAAAATTAATGGCTGGTGATTTTAGTAATCATCAACAAGCTTTTGCGGATTCTAAAACCTATGCTCATATTCGGATTTTTTTCCGCCCTTTACCTTACCAATTTTTCTCTGGGATTGGTTTTTATTCTGAACAAACTTATGATTACGATCTCTGGAGTCCTTATCGTCAAGGAGTACACCGCTTAATAGCTCGTGGGAATGAGATTTATATCGAAAATTATAGTTTGCAAGATGCTTATTTATATGCAGGTGCTGGACATAATCGCGATATTTTATTAACCATTAAGCCTGACTCTTTGGAAAGACGTTATCACTGTTCAATGGTTTTTAAAAAAGATGGTGATTTATTTCGGGGTAGTGTCGAGCCTGGGAATAAATGTTTAATTAATCGTAATGGAATTGAGACTTATTTAGTCAGTGAAGTTGAACTAACTGAAACTACTTGGATCAGTTGGGATCGAGGTATGGATTTGGTTACTCATCAACAAATTTGGGGGTCAGCAGCAGGACCTCTAAAATTTGAAAAACGAGCAAGTTTTGCTCATGAATTACCTCTATTAACAAGATAA
- a CDS encoding putative phycoerythrin-associated linker protein, CpeS, whose amino-acid sequence MNITKFVELSFGRWRSQRSAHHLAFSYFEQVISTIDIEPLEIDDPQVISLCESYKIAPQLASVPFKMSWEGESDWDENEVVKGSTILVPIPDPQERNKGKLLREQGYAETIPAVGNYHFSNDGTFVLLTDYERATAEEKIWFVTPNLRCRVSLIKTSDGNGATTASFSSEIRSLSTNS is encoded by the coding sequence ATGAATATTACTAAATTTGTTGAGCTTTCTTTCGGCAGATGGCGATCGCAACGAAGCGCACACCATCTCGCTTTTAGTTACTTTGAACAGGTTATCTCTACTATTGATATCGAACCTTTGGAAATAGACGATCCTCAAGTAATTAGTCTTTGTGAATCATACAAAATTGCTCCTCAATTAGCTAGTGTTCCTTTTAAAATGAGTTGGGAAGGAGAATCAGATTGGGATGAAAATGAAGTAGTTAAAGGTTCAACAATTTTAGTACCAATACCCGATCCTCAAGAACGAAACAAAGGTAAATTACTAAGAGAACAAGGATATGCCGAAACTATTCCTGCTGTAGGTAATTATCACTTTAGTAACGACGGAACTTTTGTGTTACTAACTGACTATGAACGAGCAACAGCGGAAGAAAAAATTTGGTTTGTCACGCCAAATTTACGTTGTCGCGTTTCTTTAATTAAAACTAGTGATGGAAATGGAGCAACTACAGCTTCTTTTTCTTCAGAAATTAGGTCTTTAAGCACAAATTCTTAA
- the cpeE gene encoding phycoerythrin-associated linker protein CpeE: MMNNFSNTDRRFRITVATPGMSGNLRQSSLTYEVSFANLSQTIQNIHRLGGKIVSITEMALEM, encoded by the coding sequence ATGATGAATAATTTTAGTAATACAGATAGACGTTTTCGTATTACTGTGGCTACTCCAGGCATGAGTGGGAATTTACGTCAAAGTAGCCTTACTTATGAAGTTAGTTTCGCTAATTTGAGTCAAACCATCCAAAACATTCATCGTTTGGGAGGAAAAATAGTCAGTATTACTGAAATGGCTCTTGAAATGTAA
- a CDS encoding Phycobilisome linker polypeptide — translation MATVLDAPVELWATTSREDKQAVIRAVYKQVLGNPHIMESERLTSAESQLCNGSITVRDFVRAVAKSNFYRTRYFESCAPYRFVELNFKHLLGRAPVDQAELSEHIRTCIEQGYDAEIDSYIDSDEYLAKFGENIVPYPTGAKTETGKKQINYNRTLSLLRGFASVDSATKASRLVDSVATNSTTKINLPSSGKRLAGYKDATEKTFKIVVKGSKFDSPRRISTTEYLVPGDRMSPQIQRIHRAGGKIVSITEIG, via the coding sequence ATGGCTACAGTTTTAGACGCACCTGTAGAACTTTGGGCTACAACTAGTAGAGAGGATAAACAAGCTGTAATTCGTGCAGTTTACAAACAAGTACTTGGTAATCCTCATATTATGGAAAGTGAGCGTTTAACTAGTGCTGAATCTCAATTATGTAATGGTAGTATTACTGTGCGAGATTTTGTTCGTGCAGTAGCCAAATCTAATTTTTATCGGACTCGCTATTTTGAATCTTGCGCTCCTTATCGTTTTGTAGAATTAAATTTTAAACATTTATTAGGACGCGCACCAGTCGATCAAGCAGAACTTTCTGAGCATATTCGTACTTGTATTGAACAAGGTTACGATGCGGAAATCGATTCTTATATTGATAGTGACGAGTATTTAGCTAAATTTGGTGAAAATATAGTTCCTTATCCTACAGGAGCAAAAACTGAAACTGGTAAAAAACAGATCAATTATAATCGTACTTTATCTTTACTGCGTGGTTTTGCTTCAGTCGATAGCGCAACTAAAGCTTCTCGTTTAGTTGATAGCGTAGCTACCAACAGTACTACCAAGATTAATTTACCTTCTTCTGGTAAACGGCTTGCTGGTTACAAAGACGCTACCGAAAAAACTTTTAAGATTGTAGTTAAAGGTTCTAAATTTGATAGTCCTCGTCGGATTAGTACTACAGAATATCTAGTACCAGGCGATCGCATGAGTCCTCAGATTCAACGCATTCATCGTGCTGGTGGCAAAATTGTCAGCATTACAGAAATAGGTTAA
- a CDS encoding Phycobilisome linker polypeptide: MAFGPASELGVALFEDTSPFEYVPGLSEEERESIIKAVYRQILGNAYVMESERATVPESQFKLGQFSVREFVRAVAKSDLYRSRFFETCPRYRFIELNFKHFLGRSPEGLEEMRKHSEILDTQGFDAEIDSYLDSDEYQNAYGENLVPYYRGYKTQPGQSMVEFTHMFALLRGASSSDFKGSLSGKKPVLNKYAIQNIPLPIIPPSGGAAGDGWSFQDTGLGARTRQGVGAGANGKVYRIEVTGYSSPGAVNRVSKFRRSNKVYFVPYEQLSEEYQRIHRTGGKIASITPI; the protein is encoded by the coding sequence ATGGCTTTTGGACCAGCATCGGAACTAGGTGTAGCCTTATTTGAGGACACATCTCCTTTTGAATATGTGCCAGGTCTTTCAGAAGAAGAACGAGAAAGTATTATCAAAGCTGTTTATCGGCAAATTTTAGGTAATGCTTATGTGATGGAAAGTGAAAGAGCTACTGTTCCAGAATCACAATTCAAACTCGGTCAATTCAGTGTCAGAGAATTCGTTCGCGCAGTAGCTAAATCTGACCTCTATCGCTCTCGCTTCTTTGAAACCTGTCCTCGTTATCGTTTTATTGAGCTTAATTTTAAGCATTTCCTTGGTCGTAGTCCCGAAGGCTTAGAGGAAATGAGAAAGCACAGTGAAATTTTAGACACTCAAGGTTTCGACGCAGAGATTGATTCTTATCTCGATAGTGATGAATATCAAAATGCCTACGGGGAAAACCTTGTTCCTTATTATCGAGGCTATAAAACTCAACCTGGTCAATCCATGGTTGAGTTTACTCATATGTTTGCGCTGTTAAGGGGTGCTTCTTCGAGTGACTTTAAAGGTAGCTTATCTGGTAAAAAACCAGTTCTCAACAAGTACGCAATTCAGAACATACCTTTGCCAATAATTCCACCTTCTGGTGGTGCTGCTGGCGATGGTTGGTCTTTCCAAGATACCGGTCTTGGTGCGCGTACTCGTCAGGGAGTTGGTGCTGGTGCAAATGGTAAAGTTTATCGCATCGAAGTAACTGGATATAGCTCGCCTGGAGCAGTTAATCGGGTTTCTAAATTCCGCCGTAGTAACAAAGTTTATTTTGTTCCTTACGAGCAACTCTCTGAAGAATATCAGCGTATTCATCGTACTGGTGGCAAAATTGCCAGCATCACTCCTATTTAG
- a CDS encoding ABC transporter for sugars, solute-binding protein, translated as MILKVKKQLKFFNYFLILCCSVIVLSLIILPALTQQPTTVTVLIQALEAAQWQTLVTEFNQTHPRIRLQIIEGPNATNQVEDLYTSSFLLGQSPYDLVYMDIVWVPKFAAAGWLFPLSDRLDATELKEFLSGDVNGGTFQGQLYRMPFRSDAGMLYYRQDLLTANNYQPPRTFEELMAISQDLQEKGVSQWGYLWQGKQYEGLSAMFVEILQGFGGFWIKPDTLEVGLDRPEAIRGVEFLRSTVAKKISPAGVTTYAEEESRRLFQEGKAVFLRNWPYVVGLASAEDSPIQGKFAIKPMVHAPGYPSGACQGGWGLGIAANTQHPEAAWEVIKFFSSEESQRKFVLATGYVPSRKALFNDPEIVAKYPHYPELLTVVESSGLRPPIAQYAQASDILQRYLSAALTNKMNPTEAMQAAAKETRRLLTN; from the coding sequence GTGATTTTAAAAGTAAAAAAACAACTAAAATTTTTTAATTACTTCTTGATTCTGTGTTGCTCAGTTATTGTTTTGAGTCTGATTATTTTACCAGCTTTAACACAACAGCCGACCACAGTTACAGTTTTAATTCAGGCTTTAGAAGCAGCACAATGGCAAACTTTAGTTACAGAATTTAATCAAACTCATCCTCGAATTAGACTACAAATTATTGAAGGACCAAATGCAACTAATCAGGTAGAAGATTTATATACCTCTTCGTTTTTATTAGGACAATCTCCTTATGATTTAGTTTATATGGATATTGTCTGGGTACCGAAGTTTGCTGCTGCTGGTTGGTTATTTCCTCTATCAGACCGACTTGATGCTACAGAATTAAAAGAATTTTTATCAGGCGATGTCAATGGTGGTACATTTCAAGGGCAATTATATCGAATGCCTTTCCGTTCCGATGCAGGAATGCTTTATTATCGGCAAGATTTATTAACTGCCAATAACTATCAACCACCGAGAACCTTTGAAGAATTAATGGCAATTTCCCAAGATTTGCAAGAAAAAGGGGTTAGTCAATGGGGATATTTGTGGCAAGGCAAGCAATACGAGGGTTTATCGGCAATGTTTGTTGAAATTCTACAGGGTTTTGGCGGTTTTTGGATTAAACCTGATACTCTTGAAGTAGGATTAGACCGACCAGAAGCAATTCGAGGAGTAGAATTTTTACGTAGTACTGTAGCTAAGAAAATTTCTCCTGCGGGGGTAACAACCTACGCTGAAGAAGAAAGTCGTCGTTTATTCCAAGAAGGAAAAGCTGTTTTTTTACGCAATTGGCCTTATGTGGTTGGTTTAGCTTCAGCAGAAGATTCTCCAATTCAAGGTAAATTTGCTATTAAACCAATGGTTCATGCACCAGGTTATCCTAGTGGTGCTTGTCAAGGAGGATGGGGATTAGGAATCGCTGCCAATACCCAACATCCAGAAGCAGCTTGGGAAGTAATCAAGTTTTTCAGTAGTGAAGAGTCTCAACGCAAATTTGTTTTAGCTACTGGTTATGTTCCTAGTCGTAAAGCTTTATTTAATGATCCTGAAATTGTAGCCAAATATCCCCATTACCCTGAATTATTAACAGTAGTAGAAAGTTCTGGCCTTCGTCCTCCTATTGCTCAATATGCCCAAGCTTCTGATATTTTACAACGCTATCTCAGTGCAGCTTTAACCAATAAAATGAATCCTACTGAAGCTATGCAGGCAGCAGCTAAGGAGACGCGAAGATTGTTAACTAACTAG
- the cobN gene encoding cobaltochelatase: MHRLTATPGGWNPNTEGVIIVDQTPAPIVFLTSADTDIQTLAQSLTYFPSNFPEIRVNNLLNLQQQLSIDTYVEKSLSEARVIILRLLGGRTYWSYGLESVKEITEATGAALWVLPGDDRPDPDLISHSTVALAAVNQLWRYFTEGGIKNYINAFCFVSDICLKTNYQPPQPRIIPRLGLYSYLTKSKPRDRVGILFYRSHYLAGNTLVIDALCEALVARNLEPLPIFISSLREKEVQAELLNIFQSQPIQILLNTTSFALAKINDESQIQFWQQLNIPVLQVILSGSTKAQWETSWQGLTPRDVAMNVALPEVDGRIITTAISFKSIKNWQEKLETDVVIYQPDCDRINFVADLAANWVKLKQTPLHQRKVALILANYPNKDGRIANGVGLDTPASCIEILTACAKAGYLVEDLPASGDELIRLLTTGITNDLESRHIRPVYQSLSVGEYQQYFQTLPEKVQQEIVARWDNVGRIRESPLQNDQLSISGIQLGNIFVGIQPSRGYDRDPSLNYHAPDLEPTHEYLAYYYWLREKFQVQAIVHVGKHGNLEWLPGKSLALSSSCYPEVALQAIPNIYPFIVNDPGEGSQAKRRSQAVIIDHLTPPLTRAELYDGLAKLETLIDEYYEAQTLDPSRLPTISDRITQLIQQENLDRDLGIKDLDTQSISQFLTVADGYLCELKEAQIRDGLHIFGQCPQGRQLKDLILAIARFPNLNRLGLTSAIALDLGLDFDPLNWREEEAEEKGRRGDEEKRRWIDITDKLGVVKKIFTRLNFKSPQNLPDVVEILELIAAELVEELIEKNLSRDRCIDAQIDNKCSSALISASQSMSTDTHGLTQINYQRLSTFISGSFTHTHRQLQWIETQLLPSLQQTNQEITNLLNALDGKYVPSGASGAPTRGRPEVLPTGRNFYSVDIRAIPTETAWAVGSKAAEAVIERYTQENGEYPQSLAISIWGTSTMRTGGDDIAQVMALMGVRPIWDNFSRRVVDFEILSPAVLGRPRVDVTVRVSGFFRDSFPNILNLFNNITKAIASLEESPEINPLSAQVNTETEFWQQQGLDEQLAFTRASYRVFGSKPGAYGAGLQGLIESQNWQTDEDLARAYLNWSSYAYDAKGNGHSAPEAFGNRLKQLQIVLQNQDNREHDLLDSDDYYQFQGGLTAAVRSVTGKNPIVYFGDNSLPNHPRVKKLSEEIAKVYRSRVINPKWIAGVMRHGYKGAFEMAATVDYLFAYDATTKCVPDYMYEGIAQAYILNEQVQQFIQDKNPWALRDLAERLLEANQRGMWREVQEEMLEELRNIVNHAEGIIEGIG; the protein is encoded by the coding sequence ATGCACAGATTAACCGCAACTCCTGGAGGTTGGAATCCTAATACAGAAGGAGTAATTATTGTTGACCAAACTCCTGCACCAATTGTTTTTCTTACCTCTGCTGATACAGATATTCAGACTTTAGCTCAATCTTTAACTTATTTTCCTAGTAATTTCCCTGAAATAAGAGTAAATAATCTTTTAAATTTACAGCAACAATTAAGTATAGACACTTACGTAGAAAAGAGCTTATCTGAAGCTAGAGTTATTATTCTACGTTTATTAGGTGGACGTACTTATTGGTCTTATGGTTTAGAATCGGTAAAAGAAATCACAGAAGCTACGGGTGCTGCTTTATGGGTACTTCCTGGTGATGATCGCCCTGATCCCGATTTAATCAGTCATTCGACAGTTGCTTTAGCTGCGGTTAATCAATTATGGCGTTATTTCACCGAAGGTGGCATTAAAAATTACATTAATGCTTTTTGTTTTGTTAGCGATATTTGTTTAAAAACTAACTATCAACCTCCCCAACCTCGAATAATTCCTAGGCTTGGTTTGTATTCTTATTTAACTAAATCAAAGCCCAGAGATCGAGTAGGAATATTGTTTTATCGTTCTCATTATTTGGCAGGCAATACTTTAGTAATTGATGCTCTTTGTGAAGCTTTAGTCGCCAGAAATTTAGAACCGCTTCCGATTTTTATTTCTTCTTTGAGAGAAAAGGAAGTTCAAGCAGAATTATTAAATATTTTTCAAAGTCAACCAATACAAATTTTGCTGAATACTACTAGTTTTGCTTTAGCAAAAATTAATGATGAATCTCAAATTCAATTTTGGCAGCAATTAAATATTCCAGTTTTACAAGTAATTTTAAGCGGAAGTACTAAAGCACAATGGGAAACTAGTTGGCAAGGTTTGACTCCTAGAGATGTTGCTATGAATGTCGCTTTACCAGAAGTAGACGGAAGGATTATTACTACAGCTATTTCTTTTAAATCGATTAAGAATTGGCAAGAAAAATTGGAAACAGATGTAGTTATCTATCAACCAGACTGCGATCGCATTAATTTTGTGGCAGATTTAGCTGCTAATTGGGTAAAGTTAAAACAAACTCCACTTCATCAAAGAAAAGTAGCTTTAATCCTTGCTAACTATCCTAACAAAGACGGTAGAATTGCTAACGGAGTTGGTTTAGATACTCCTGCTAGTTGTATTGAAATTTTAACAGCTTGTGCTAAAGCTGGTTATTTGGTTGAAGATTTACCTGCTTCTGGTGATGAATTAATCAGACTTTTAACTACAGGTATTACTAACGATTTAGAAAGTCGACACATTCGCCCTGTTTATCAGTCTTTATCAGTCGGAGAATATCAACAGTATTTCCAAACCTTACCAGAAAAAGTTCAACAGGAAATTGTTGCCCGATGGGATAATGTAGGGAGAATTCGCGAATCACCCTTACAAAATGATCAGTTATCAATTTCTGGGATTCAATTAGGTAATATTTTTGTAGGCATACAACCATCAAGAGGATACGATCGCGATCCGAGTTTAAATTATCATGCCCCCGATTTAGAACCGACTCACGAATATCTGGCTTATTATTATTGGTTGAGAGAGAAGTTTCAAGTACAAGCGATCGTTCATGTAGGGAAACACGGTAATTTGGAATGGTTACCAGGCAAAAGTTTGGCATTGTCTTCGAGTTGTTATCCTGAAGTCGCCTTACAAGCTATTCCCAATATCTATCCTTTCATTGTTAACGATCCAGGGGAAGGTTCTCAAGCAAAAAGACGTTCCCAAGCAGTAATTATCGATCATCTGACACCGCCTCTAACCCGTGCCGAATTGTATGATGGACTTGCTAAACTAGAAACCCTAATTGATGAATATTACGAAGCACAAACTTTAGATCCTTCCAGATTACCAACCATTAGCGATCGCATTACCCAATTAATTCAACAGGAAAACCTGGATCGAGATTTGGGAATTAAAGATTTAGATACTCAAAGCATTTCTCAATTCCTCACTGTCGCTGATGGGTATCTTTGCGAACTCAAAGAAGCTCAAATTCGGGATGGTTTGCACATTTTTGGGCAATGTCCTCAAGGAAGACAATTAAAAGATTTAATTCTAGCGATTGCTCGTTTTCCTAACCTCAATCGCCTTGGTTTAACTAGCGCGATCGCTCTCGATCTAGGTTTGGATTTCGATCCTCTTAATTGGAGAGAGGAAGAGGCAGAGGAGAAGGGGAGAAGAGGAGACGAGGAGAAAAGAAGATGGATAGATATTACAGATAAGCTTGGTGTTGTTAAGAAAATATTTACCCGTCTTAATTTCAAATCACCACAGAATCTTCCAGACGTTGTCGAAATTTTAGAATTAATTGCTGCGGAATTAGTAGAAGAGTTAATTGAAAAAAATCTATCTAGAGATAGATGCATAGATGCACAAATTGATAATAAATGTTCATCGGCTTTGATCAGTGCATCACAATCAATGTCCACAGATACACACGGATTAACACAGATTAATTATCAGCGTTTATCTACGTTCATCAGTGGATCTTTTACCCATACTCATCGACAATTGCAATGGATCGAAACTCAACTCCTCCCTTCCCTCCAGCAAACTAACCAGGAAATAACTAATCTGCTTAACGCCTTAGATGGCAAATACGTTCCCAGTGGCGCATCTGGCGCACCTACTAGAGGTAGACCAGAAGTACTACCTACAGGAAGAAACTTTTATTCAGTAGATATCCGTGCTATTCCCACCGAAACCGCCTGGGCAGTAGGAAGTAAGGCAGCAGAAGCTGTAATTGAACGCTACACCCAAGAAAACGGCGAATATCCCCAATCTTTAGCAATTTCTATTTGGGGAACTTCTACCATGCGAACTGGTGGAGATGATATTGCCCAAGTAATGGCTCTAATGGGAGTACGTCCGATTTGGGATAACTTTTCCCGTCGGGTAGTAGATTTTGAAATACTTTCTCCTGCGGTGTTGGGAAGACCGAGGGTTGATGTGACGGTGAGAGTATCAGGCTTTTTTCGCGACTCTTTTCCCAATATACTCAACTTATTTAATAATATCACAAAAGCGATCGCATCTCTAGAAGAATCTCCAGAAATTAATCCTTTATCTGCCCAAGTCAATACAGAAACAGAGTTTTGGCAGCAACAAGGACTAGATGAACAATTAGCTTTCACCAGAGCTAGTTACAGAGTTTTTGGTTCTAAACCAGGTGCTTACGGTGCAGGTTTACAAGGCTTAATCGAATCGCAGAATTGGCAAACGGATGAAGATTTAGCTCGTGCTTATCTTAATTGGAGTAGTTACGCATACGATGCTAAAGGAAACGGACATTCTGCACCAGAAGCTTTTGGTAACAGATTAAAACAACTCCAGATAGTGCTACAAAATCAAGACAACAGAGAACACGATTTATTAGATTCTGATGATTATTATCAATTTCAAGGAGGTTTAACCGCAGCAGTTCGTTCTGTTACAGGAAAAAATCCTATTGTTTATTTTGGTGATAATTCTCTGCCCAATCATCCCAGAGTCAAAAAATTATCAGAAGAAATTGCTAAAGTCTATCGTTCCCGTGTTATTAATCCTAAATGGATTGCAGGAGTAATGCGTCATGGTTATAAAGGTGCATTTGAAATGGCTGCCACAGTAGATTATTTATTTGCTTATGATGCCACAACTAAATGCGTTCCAGATTATATGTATGAAGGGATAGCCCAAGCTTATATTTTAAATGAACAAGTACAGCAGTTTATTCAGGATAAAAATCCTTGGGCATTAAGAGATCTGGCAGAAAGATTATTAGAAGCTAATCAAAGAGGAATGTGGCGAGAAGTTCAGGAAGAAATGTTAGAAGAGTTGAGAAATATTGTGAATCATGCTGAAGGAATAATTGAAGGAATCGGCTAA